Proteins encoded within one genomic window of Prauserella marina:
- a CDS encoding SAM-dependent methyltransferase, giving the protein MSQNDPQPVPEGVDLERPNPARIYDWYLGGTTNWAIDREFGAKAVETFPMVRTLARVGREYLGRGVHYLAQQGITQFLDLGSGVPTVGNVHEIADAVNPDSRTVYVDNEPVAVAHSRVLLEKQGDLNRHAVLHGDLRNVEDIWERAMDTGVLNPHKPIGLIAVGVLYFFGPDDDPHGVITRYRDLLPAGSYFMSSHMTIDGVPLEGEDKREEVRRQYERSSSRLFVRSKEEFARFFTGFELVDPGVVWIPHWRPDEYPSPANEEYLDQPAASSAFAALGQKV; this is encoded by the coding sequence ATGTCCCAAAATGATCCCCAGCCCGTCCCGGAAGGTGTGGATCTGGAGCGGCCCAATCCCGCTCGGATCTACGACTGGTACCTCGGGGGAACGACCAACTGGGCCATCGACCGGGAGTTCGGGGCCAAGGCCGTTGAGACGTTCCCGATGGTGAGGACGCTTGCCAGGGTCGGGAGGGAATACCTCGGCCGTGGTGTCCACTACCTTGCACAGCAGGGTATTACGCAGTTCCTCGACTTGGGGTCCGGTGTTCCGACGGTCGGCAACGTGCATGAGATCGCCGACGCGGTCAACCCGGACAGTCGGACGGTCTACGTCGACAATGAACCAGTGGCGGTCGCGCACTCGCGAGTGCTGCTTGAGAAGCAGGGTGATCTCAACAGGCACGCGGTGCTGCATGGTGATCTCAGGAACGTAGAAGACATCTGGGAGCGCGCCATGGACACCGGCGTGCTGAACCCGCACAAGCCGATTGGGTTGATCGCGGTCGGGGTTCTGTACTTCTTCGGCCCTGATGACGATCCGCATGGCGTGATCACGCGGTATCGAGACTTGCTACCGGCTGGTTCGTACTTCATGTCCTCGCACATGACCATCGATGGAGTTCCGCTGGAAGGTGAGGACAAGCGGGAAGAAGTGCGCCGACAGTACGAGCGTTCCAGTTCCCGGTTGTTCGTGCGCAGCAAGGAGGAGTTCGCGAGGTTCTTCACCGGCTTCGAACTTGTAGACCCCGGAGTTGTGTGGATCCCGCATTGGCGACCGGATGAGTACCCTTCGCCTGCGAATGAGGAGTATCTCGACCAACCGGCTGCCAGCAGTGCGTTCGCCGCACTGGGCCAGAAGGTGTGA
- a CDS encoding dimethylamine monooxygenase subunit DmmA family protein: MQDPDFLSSCIDVSVAFWVGIVDGVSQNGSNVPRWMTEPPGVDPAGVSFGMVAFGDAAVPVLKLWTESVSSRCPLRTLRARRADESALAVLHCWLAEARVGWRLMLAGSEVDVLVARSEVVAYGAVEAEIRIYVTSTDRKRVYCPQCRTVTEAVCVTGQRVACEGCGGSLRVDTHVSRRHGAYLGVCD; encoded by the coding sequence ATGCAGGACCCAGATTTTCTGTCGAGCTGCATCGATGTGTCGGTGGCCTTTTGGGTGGGTATCGTCGACGGCGTGAGCCAGAACGGGAGCAATGTACCTCGGTGGATGACAGAGCCGCCCGGTGTTGATCCGGCTGGGGTGTCATTCGGAATGGTGGCTTTCGGTGATGCCGCGGTTCCGGTATTGAAGCTGTGGACTGAAAGTGTTTCTTCGAGATGTCCACTAAGGACTCTTCGTGCCAGGAGAGCGGATGAGTCAGCTTTGGCGGTGCTTCATTGCTGGCTGGCAGAAGCCCGGGTCGGTTGGCGGTTGATGCTTGCAGGATCGGAGGTCGATGTTCTGGTTGCGAGGTCCGAGGTGGTCGCGTACGGGGCGGTCGAGGCGGAGATTCGGATCTATGTGACCTCAACCGACCGGAAGCGGGTCTACTGCCCGCAATGCCGAACGGTCACCGAAGCGGTCTGTGTGACAGGGCAGAGGGTGGCGTGTGAAGGCTGTGGTGGCTCTCTGCGTGTCGACACACATGTGTCGAGGCGTCACGGTGCCTACCTTGGTGTGTGCGACTGA
- a CDS encoding MarR family winged helix-turn-helix transcriptional regulator, whose amino-acid sequence MDEVLEFVLAVKAAHREINRRFAMALRPLDITVAQAEAILVLAESQPLSVKELGAHVVAEAGNPSRLVDRLVTAGLVRRRAALDDRRNVQLTLTTQGRKLAQRIHQARQPLRDWGDRQLNGHGLDTMTASLQQLVDNNRS is encoded by the coding sequence GTGGACGAAGTGCTGGAGTTCGTACTCGCGGTCAAAGCGGCCCACCGGGAGATCAACCGGCGGTTCGCCATGGCGCTGCGCCCCCTCGACATCACCGTGGCTCAGGCCGAGGCCATATTGGTGCTCGCGGAGTCGCAACCCCTTTCCGTCAAGGAACTCGGGGCGCACGTCGTGGCGGAAGCCGGAAACCCGAGCCGACTCGTCGACCGGCTGGTCACCGCGGGTCTCGTCCGACGAAGGGCCGCGCTTGACGATCGCCGCAACGTCCAGCTCACGCTCACTACACAGGGCCGCAAACTCGCACAGCGCATCCATCAGGCACGGCAACCACTACGCGACTGGGGCGACCGCCAGTTGAACGGCCATGGCCTCGACACCATGACCGCATCACTACAGCAACTTGTCGACAACAACCGGAGCTAG
- a CDS encoding IS630 family transposase, with protein MGRPKAELVLSEDERATLERWARRRKSAQALALRCRIVLACAEGLSNVEVAVRLGVSRPTVGKWRSRFVADRLDGLEDEPRPGAPRAIGDERVEEVIVATLEETPANATHWSRRSMADRAGLSPSTIGRIWNAFGVQPHRTETFKLSTDPQFLDKVRDVVGLYLDPPERAIVLCTDEKSQSQALNRSAPVLPMMPGMPERRSHDYVRHGTSSLFAALDVATGQVISSVHRRHRSIEFRKFLNKIDKQVPAELDIHLVCDNYATHKTGTIQRWLAAHPRFHVHFVPAYSSWLNIVERWFAELTTKLLQRGVHTSVQALEADIRTSIKHWNDNPKPFVWTKTTDEILDSLNRFCQRTSGAQH; from the coding sequence ATGGGGCGGCCGAAGGCCGAGTTGGTGTTGTCCGAGGACGAGCGGGCCACGCTGGAGCGGTGGGCGCGGCGGCGGAAGAGTGCACAGGCGTTGGCGTTGCGGTGTCGGATCGTGCTGGCCTGCGCCGAGGGTTTGTCCAATGTGGAGGTTGCGGTGCGGTTGGGGGTGTCGCGGCCGACGGTGGGCAAGTGGCGGTCGCGGTTCGTGGCCGACCGGCTGGACGGCCTGGAGGACGAGCCGCGGCCGGGAGCGCCCCGCGCGATCGGCGATGAGCGGGTCGAGGAGGTGATCGTGGCGACGCTGGAGGAAACACCGGCCAACGCCACGCACTGGTCGCGCCGGTCGATGGCGGATCGGGCGGGTCTGTCGCCGTCTACGATCGGGCGGATCTGGAATGCCTTCGGCGTGCAGCCCCACCGCACCGAGACGTTCAAGCTGTCGACCGACCCGCAGTTCCTCGACAAGGTCCGCGACGTGGTGGGCTTGTACCTCGACCCACCGGAGCGGGCCATCGTGCTCTGCACCGACGAAAAGAGTCAGAGCCAGGCACTGAACCGGTCAGCGCCGGTGCTGCCGATGATGCCTGGCATGCCCGAACGCCGCAGCCACGACTATGTTCGCCACGGCACCAGCAGCCTGTTCGCCGCCCTCGATGTGGCTACCGGCCAGGTCATCTCCTCCGTGCACCGACGGCACCGCTCGATCGAGTTCCGCAAATTCCTCAACAAGATCGACAAACAGGTACCAGCCGAGTTGGACATACACCTGGTCTGCGACAACTACGCCACCCACAAGACCGGCACCATCCAACGCTGGCTGGCCGCCCATCCACGCTTCCACGTGCACTTCGTGCCCGCCTACTCGTCCTGGCTCAACATCGTTGAACGCTGGTTCGCCGAACTGACCACCAAACTCCTCCAGCGCGGCGTACACACCAGCGTGCAGGCCCTCGAAGCCGATATCCGCACCTCGATCAAGCACTGGAACGACAACCCCAAGCCCTTCGTCTGGACCAAGACCACCGACGAGATCCTCGACAGCCTCAATCGCTTCTGCCAACGAACTTCAGGCGCACAACACTAG
- a CDS encoding HAD-IC family P-type ATPase, whose translation MAVEDRGTAGDIVRGLSAAQVAERIADGRTNDVPVRASRGVWDIVRANVFTRINAIFGVLFVIVMSTGYWIDGMFGGLIIANSVVGMVQELRAKRTLDRLSIVGQAKPTVRRDGVSSELPPNQVVADDIIEMGPGDQIVVDGEVVAAEALEVDESLLTGESDPVVKEPGDAVLSGSFVVAGSGAYRATKVGKEAYAAKLADEASKFTLVKSELRGGIDRILKVITYLLIPAGALSIYNQLSGNQDLPEALRGMVAALVPMVPEGLVLMTSIAFAVGVVRLGRRQCLVNELPAIEGLARVDVVCADKTGTLTENAMKLGELRPFGANGEHAARVLAALAVADPRPNASLAAIAEAFADDPGWTATAVAPFSSARKWSGASFGEEGDWVLGAPDVLLSSDSEVRAEAERIGEQGLRVLLLGRAEQAVDAQGAPGVVTPAALVVLEQKVRPDAKDTVDYFATQKVAVKVISGDNAKSVGAVAASLDLPHAEQPVDARTLGDDKRLGEEVETASVFGRVTPAQKRTMVGALQEHGHTVAMTGDGVNDVLALKDADIGVAMGAGSPATRSVAQIVLLDNKFATLPHVVAEGRRVIGNIERVSTLFLTKTVYSVLLAIMVGVPGLIGLDVLPYPFLPRHVTITGWFTIGVPAFVLSLAPNAERARPGFVSRVMRMAVPAGVVTGVACFVSYVLVYKGQGATETETIQASTTALITLITIALWVLSIVARPFAWWKVGLIAIMVVLSALMFVVPLTQELFLLDPSNGADTAIAFVCAAVGIVLVELAWWIDGRRRGERRRVFALSGAS comes from the coding sequence ATGGCAGTCGAAGACCGGGGTACCGCGGGTGACATCGTGCGCGGCCTCAGCGCGGCGCAGGTCGCGGAGCGGATCGCCGATGGCCGGACCAACGACGTCCCCGTCAGGGCGAGCCGTGGTGTGTGGGACATCGTCAGGGCGAACGTCTTTACCAGGATCAACGCGATCTTCGGTGTGCTGTTCGTCATCGTCATGTCGACCGGGTACTGGATCGACGGCATGTTCGGCGGGCTGATCATCGCCAACAGCGTCGTCGGCATGGTTCAGGAACTGCGTGCGAAAAGGACACTCGACCGGCTCTCCATTGTCGGACAGGCGAAGCCGACGGTGCGGCGCGACGGTGTCAGTTCGGAGCTCCCTCCCAACCAGGTCGTCGCCGACGACATCATCGAGATGGGGCCTGGCGACCAGATCGTCGTGGACGGCGAGGTCGTCGCCGCCGAGGCGCTCGAAGTGGACGAATCACTCCTCACGGGGGAGTCCGACCCGGTTGTGAAGGAACCCGGCGACGCGGTTCTTTCCGGCAGCTTCGTCGTCGCGGGTTCGGGCGCCTACCGGGCGACCAAGGTCGGTAAAGAAGCCTATGCCGCGAAACTGGCAGACGAGGCCAGCAAGTTCACGCTCGTCAAGTCCGAACTGCGCGGCGGAATCGATCGCATTCTCAAGGTCATCACCTACCTGTTGATTCCGGCGGGCGCACTGTCCATTTACAACCAGCTTTCCGGCAATCAGGACTTGCCCGAGGCCCTGCGCGGCATGGTCGCCGCGCTCGTGCCGATGGTGCCGGAAGGGCTTGTGCTGATGACGTCGATCGCCTTCGCCGTCGGCGTTGTCCGCCTCGGCCGCAGGCAGTGTCTCGTCAACGAACTGCCCGCCATCGAGGGCTTGGCCAGAGTCGATGTCGTGTGCGCGGACAAGACGGGCACACTCACCGAAAACGCTATGAAGCTCGGCGAACTGCGGCCGTTCGGTGCCAATGGGGAGCACGCCGCGAGGGTGCTCGCCGCGCTGGCCGTAGCCGATCCTCGGCCGAACGCCAGCCTCGCGGCGATAGCGGAGGCGTTTGCCGATGATCCCGGATGGACCGCGACGGCTGTCGCGCCGTTCTCCTCGGCCCGCAAGTGGAGCGGAGCGAGCTTCGGTGAGGAGGGTGACTGGGTACTCGGCGCTCCCGATGTGCTCCTTTCCTCGGACAGTGAAGTAAGAGCCGAAGCCGAACGGATCGGCGAGCAGGGCCTGCGTGTGCTGCTCCTCGGCAGAGCTGAACAGGCCGTCGACGCGCAGGGGGCGCCGGGAGTGGTCACCCCTGCCGCCCTCGTGGTGCTCGAACAGAAGGTGCGTCCTGACGCCAAGGACACAGTGGACTACTTCGCCACGCAGAAGGTCGCCGTCAAGGTGATTTCCGGCGACAACGCGAAGTCGGTGGGCGCGGTCGCCGCCTCACTCGACCTGCCGCACGCGGAACAGCCCGTCGACGCGAGGACACTCGGCGATGACAAACGCCTCGGCGAGGAAGTCGAAACGGCGAGCGTGTTCGGTAGGGTGACGCCCGCGCAGAAGCGCACCATGGTCGGCGCGCTACAGGAGCACGGGCACACGGTCGCCATGACGGGCGACGGTGTCAACGACGTCCTCGCGCTCAAGGATGCCGACATCGGGGTGGCCATGGGGGCGGGCAGCCCCGCCACGAGGTCGGTCGCCCAGATCGTATTGCTCGACAACAAGTTCGCGACCCTGCCCCATGTCGTAGCCGAGGGTAGGCGGGTCATCGGCAACATCGAGCGGGTCTCCACGCTGTTCCTGACCAAGACCGTATACTCCGTGTTGTTGGCGATCATGGTGGGTGTTCCAGGGCTCATCGGGCTCGACGTACTGCCGTATCCGTTCCTGCCGAGGCATGTGACCATCACCGGCTGGTTCACGATCGGCGTCCCCGCTTTCGTCCTGTCGCTCGCCCCCAACGCCGAAAGGGCGAGACCCGGCTTTGTCAGCAGGGTCATGCGGATGGCCGTCCCGGCGGGTGTCGTCACCGGTGTCGCATGCTTCGTCTCGTACGTGCTGGTCTACAAGGGACAGGGGGCGACCGAGACAGAGACGATTCAGGCCAGTACGACCGCTCTGATCACGCTCATCACGATCGCGCTGTGGGTGCTGAGTATCGTCGCGAGGCCGTTCGCGTGGTGGAAGGTCGGGCTCATCGCGATCATGGTTGTGCTGTCGGCGCTCATGTTCGTCGTGCCGTTGACGCAAGAGCTGTTCTTGTTGGACCCCAGCAACGGAGCTGACACGGCGATCGCGTTCGTGTGTGCCGCGGTGGGGATCGTGCTGGTCGAGCTGGCGTGGTGGATCGACGGACGACGGCGGGGTGAGCGAAGGCGGGTCTTCGCACTCTCCGGTGCGAGCTAG
- a CDS encoding cellulose-binding domain-containing protein produces MTQGPLTDVLLRMLRHERAARPSMGEVRDALSAVAEGEAVSLPPPRTPTLVLPSARRPSRRALLGAAGGAALLAAGVAIGVIIAAGDEGDGDPGPAIAGPTSSAPEPPEQRCVASYRVTNTWPGGYEAEVTVRNTGTEPLTGWKVGWLPPEGQSVDNLWNGTISRSGAEVEVSNADWNITIEAGSTASFGFTGSTAGTGSTGIVTPPSVSCSSA; encoded by the coding sequence GTGACACAAGGGCCACTCACCGACGTACTGCTGCGGATGCTCCGGCACGAGCGGGCGGCAAGGCCGAGCATGGGCGAAGTGCGTGACGCGCTCTCCGCCGTCGCCGAAGGCGAGGCGGTCTCTCTGCCGCCGCCTCGTACGCCGACCTTGGTGTTGCCTTCGGCACGACGACCGAGCAGGCGCGCCCTTCTGGGCGCGGCAGGCGGCGCGGCGTTACTCGCCGCCGGTGTCGCGATCGGTGTGATCATCGCGGCGGGCGACGAAGGTGACGGCGACCCCGGCCCCGCTATCGCCGGACCGACCTCCAGCGCTCCGGAGCCGCCCGAGCAGCGGTGTGTTGCCAGCTACCGGGTCACGAATACGTGGCCTGGCGGCTACGAGGCCGAGGTGACGGTTCGCAACACCGGCACCGAGCCGCTCACCGGCTGGAAGGTCGGCTGGCTACCGCCGGAAGGGCAGTCGGTGGACAACCTGTGGAACGGGACGATTTCTCGATCGGGTGCCGAGGTCGAGGTCAGCAACGCCGACTGGAACATCACCATCGAAGCGGGTTCGACCGCGAGCTTCGGGTTCACCGGGAGTACCGCCGGGACCGGTTCCACCGGCATCGTCACGCCGCCATCGGTGTCGTGCTCCTCGGCGTAG
- a CDS encoding serine/threonine-protein kinase translates to MTDDGELVAERYRLLALVGRGGMGTVWKARDERLDRVVAVKRLETGSGEVATGEAVRRAVREGRVAARLRHPNAIGVHDVVVHDGKPCLVMEFLPARSLSEVLAERQRLPEREVATIGAQIAAALAEAHGEGIVHRDVKPGNVLLTGEGVAKIADFGISRAVGEATVTGDGLVAGTPAYFAPEVADGEAADFASDVFSLGATLYAALEGRLPFGDNDNPMVLLRRISAGNSRRP, encoded by the coding sequence GTGACCGACGATGGCGAACTGGTCGCCGAGCGTTACCGCTTGCTCGCCCTCGTCGGCAGGGGCGGTATGGGGACCGTCTGGAAGGCGCGCGACGAGCGGCTCGATCGCGTCGTGGCCGTCAAGCGGCTCGAAACGGGTTCCGGCGAAGTCGCCACCGGCGAGGCGGTTCGTCGCGCGGTCAGGGAGGGCAGGGTTGCCGCCAGGCTGAGGCACCCGAACGCCATCGGTGTCCACGATGTCGTGGTACACGACGGAAAGCCATGCCTGGTCATGGAATTTCTTCCTGCTCGCAGCCTTTCCGAGGTGCTCGCCGAACGGCAGCGGCTGCCGGAGCGGGAGGTCGCGACCATCGGTGCCCAGATCGCGGCCGCGCTTGCCGAGGCTCACGGTGAAGGCATCGTGCACAGGGATGTCAAGCCAGGCAACGTACTTCTCACCGGCGAGGGCGTCGCCAAGATCGCGGACTTCGGTATTTCCAGGGCGGTGGGGGAGGCGACGGTAACCGGAGACGGCCTCGTCGCGGGCACACCCGCTTACTTCGCGCCCGAGGTGGCGGACGGCGAAGCCGCGGATTTCGCCTCGGACGTATTCTCGCTCGGCGCGACGCTTTACGCCGCGCTCGAAGGGCGGCTTCCTTTCGGGGACAACGACAATCCCATGGTTTTGCTGCGCAGGATATCGGCGGGAAACTCACGCCGCCCGTGA
- a CDS encoding CHAD domain-containing protein: MPQESPPPTLRWQGEPTRGDEDSVLAALEPATAKRYSFEAGRRHRQTITYLDTVDGRLRKHGLELRHERASGAGILIAERLATTPAQSGEATQATSRHAMPHTSATQATMTQAASPQPDSEQRAPAQATSDHNDATPATAEQPAQPTHPTTRLTEPPRWPARTDQFPDGEVHDAVAEAMWVRAVAPVAEGRLTTRDVAVRDKEGALVARIAWLEFTGKEPVATPPLVRVVVRPEPGHRRDAKRVAKALRKATGFGQAEETLYEQLRRAQRTEPTRYRLAVSAELPADVAVATSLLSHADAIADNVDGVRADVDTEFLHDLRVAVRRTRSLLKLTGDVLPRSVGERYRQEFKWLGDVTTPTRDLDVYLLELDELAAGLVAGTPDDLAPFADHLRSERARAQRALTRTLGTKRFTTLLKNWSSVLTGVVNEPRSVEDMESFVAQRVPRFTAKVLRKAGAITPESSSDQVHDLRKRCKELRYLLEFAKPVSEPAGYRTVLKELKRLQDILGSFQDGEVQSAALQAFGMRMQDVGNPPAATLLALGEVSARMVEQQRAARADLTDALTRFSGKLPRERIEAMLS, encoded by the coding sequence GTGCCTCAAGAATCGCCACCACCGACCCTGCGCTGGCAGGGAGAACCGACTCGCGGTGACGAGGATTCCGTGCTGGCCGCGCTCGAACCCGCCACGGCGAAGCGGTACTCGTTCGAGGCCGGACGTCGGCACCGCCAGACGATCACCTACCTCGACACCGTCGACGGCCGGCTTCGCAAACACGGGCTCGAACTGCGGCATGAGCGGGCATCTGGCGCCGGAATTCTGATAGCGGAGCGACTGGCCACCACACCGGCACAATCGGGCGAAGCGACACAAGCCACCAGTCGGCATGCAATGCCGCACACCAGCGCGACACAAGCCACCATGACACAAGCCGCGTCGCCCCAGCCGGACTCGGAGCAGCGTGCTCCAGCGCAGGCCACGTCAGACCACAACGACGCGACACCCGCCACCGCCGAGCAACCGGCCCAGCCGACGCACCCGACCACTCGCCTGACCGAACCGCCACGCTGGCCCGCGAGAACCGACCAGTTCCCCGACGGTGAGGTCCACGACGCCGTCGCGGAAGCGATGTGGGTCAGGGCCGTCGCTCCAGTCGCGGAAGGGCGGCTCACCACTCGCGATGTCGCCGTGCGTGACAAAGAGGGTGCGCTCGTCGCGCGAATCGCCTGGTTGGAGTTCACCGGCAAGGAGCCGGTCGCCACCCCGCCCCTGGTCAGGGTCGTGGTACGACCCGAGCCGGGGCATCGCCGCGACGCCAAGCGGGTCGCGAAGGCACTGCGCAAGGCGACCGGGTTCGGCCAGGCAGAGGAGACGCTGTACGAGCAGTTGCGGCGCGCCCAGCGCACCGAGCCCACCAGGTACCGCCTTGCGGTGTCGGCTGAGCTACCAGCCGACGTCGCGGTCGCGACCTCTCTGCTCAGTCACGCCGACGCCATCGCGGACAACGTCGACGGTGTTCGTGCCGATGTCGACACCGAATTCCTCCACGACCTGAGGGTGGCGGTGCGGCGGACGAGGTCGCTGCTCAAACTCACCGGGGACGTGCTGCCGAGGTCCGTCGGTGAGCGATACCGGCAGGAATTCAAATGGCTCGGCGATGTCACGACGCCGACGAGAGACCTCGACGTCTACCTGCTTGAACTGGACGAACTGGCGGCGGGACTCGTCGCGGGAACACCGGACGACCTCGCCCCGTTCGCGGACCATCTGCGCTCCGAGCGCGCGAGGGCACAGCGGGCGCTGACCAGGACGCTGGGCACGAAGCGGTTCACCACGCTGCTCAAGAATTGGTCTTCGGTGCTCACTGGCGTCGTCAACGAGCCCCGCTCGGTCGAAGACATGGAGAGCTTCGTGGCTCAACGGGTTCCCCGCTTCACGGCCAAGGTTCTCCGCAAGGCGGGCGCGATCACCCCGGAGTCCTCCTCGGACCAAGTTCACGACCTTCGCAAGCGATGTAAGGAACTGCGTTATCTGCTGGAGTTCGCGAAGCCGGTCAGCGAACCGGCTGGTTACCGGACGGTCCTCAAGGAACTCAAGCGTTTGCAAGACATTCTCGGTTCCTTTCAGGATGGTGAGGTGCAGAGCGCGGCCTTGCAGGCTTTCGGAATGAGGATGCAAGACGTGGGAAACCCGCCCGCGGCGACGCTGCTGGCACTCGGCGAAGTCTCGGCACGCATGGTCGAGCAGCAACGCGCGGCACGGGCTGATCTCACCGACGCGCTCACTCGGTTTTCCGGCAAACTGCCAAGGGAACGGATCGAGGCCATGTTGTCGTGA
- a CDS encoding aldo/keto reductase produces the protein MTDIPTITLNNGVEMPQVGFGVFQVPPGETAAAVSSALEAGYRSIDTAAAYGNEAGVHDAVARSGIARGDLFLTTKLWNSDHGYDATLRAFDASLGALGTDYLDLYLIHWPVPELDKYPETWRAFERIYADGGARAIGVSNFQPHHLERLATDAEVAPAVNQIELHPYLRQDEARRYDADHGILTEAWSPLAKGGDLLSDPTVRTLAEKHDHTPAQVVLRWHLELGNIIIPKSVTPSRMRENLVIFDFSLDDEDMAAMATLERGERTGPDPNTFNVR, from the coding sequence ATGACCGACATCCCCACGATCACGTTGAACAACGGCGTCGAGATGCCGCAGGTCGGCTTCGGTGTATTCCAGGTACCGCCCGGCGAAACGGCGGCGGCCGTCTCGTCGGCGCTCGAAGCCGGCTACCGCAGCATCGACACCGCCGCCGCATACGGCAACGAAGCAGGCGTGCACGACGCTGTCGCCCGGTCGGGTATCGCGCGTGGTGACCTCTTCCTGACGACCAAACTCTGGAACAGCGACCACGGCTACGACGCGACGCTGCGGGCATTCGACGCGAGCCTCGGCGCCCTCGGCACCGACTACCTCGATCTCTACCTGATCCACTGGCCGGTTCCCGAGCTCGACAAGTATCCGGAGACGTGGCGGGCATTCGAACGCATCTACGCCGACGGCGGGGCGCGGGCCATCGGGGTGTCCAACTTCCAGCCGCACCATCTCGAACGGCTCGCCACCGACGCCGAGGTCGCTCCGGCGGTGAACCAGATCGAGCTGCATCCTTACCTGCGGCAAGACGAGGCCCGCCGGTACGACGCCGATCACGGCATCCTCACCGAGGCGTGGAGCCCACTCGCCAAGGGCGGCGACCTGCTGTCGGATCCGACGGTGCGCACGCTCGCCGAGAAACACGATCACACGCCCGCGCAGGTCGTGCTGCGCTGGCACCTCGAACTCGGCAACATCATCATCCCGAAGTCCGTCACCCCGTCGCGGATGCGCGAGAACCTCGTGATCTTCGATTTCTCACTCGACGACGAGGACATGGCAGCGATGGCGACACTGGAAAGGGGCGAGCGCACCGGCCCCGACCCCAATACGTTCAACGTGCGTTGA
- a CDS encoding DeoR/GlpR family DNA-binding transcription regulator, protein MTVPRQPTTQRRAMLLAAVRGGDRSIAQLADQFDVSPSTIRRDLTELAREGHVVRTYGGALDAGTTVERTLREKDASNSEEKDAVAKAAADLVDDGEVVLLDAGTTTGRLARYLAGRQGLTVVTNGLTVLLALADSTDVDVIVLGGRLRHPNEAILGPSVESQLRHITPDKVFLGADGITAGRGLSCPTLEQAQLKHAMLHVGRGAYVLVDHSKLDTGPFAYWAPLDREHTIVVDEGAGKALDAFAAVDGCEVLAVPY, encoded by the coding sequence GTGACCGTTCCCCGGCAGCCGACGACACAGCGGCGGGCGATGCTGCTCGCCGCCGTGCGCGGTGGCGATCGCAGCATTGCCCAGCTCGCCGACCAGTTCGACGTCTCGCCATCGACGATCCGGCGCGATCTCACCGAGCTGGCGCGCGAAGGACACGTGGTGCGGACCTACGGTGGCGCGCTCGACGCGGGGACCACGGTCGAGCGGACGTTGCGGGAGAAGGACGCCAGCAACTCCGAGGAGAAGGACGCGGTGGCGAAGGCGGCCGCCGACCTCGTCGACGACGGTGAGGTCGTGCTCCTCGACGCCGGAACCACCACGGGAAGGCTCGCCAGGTATCTCGCCGGAAGGCAGGGCCTGACGGTGGTCACCAACGGGCTCACCGTGTTGCTGGCGCTCGCCGACAGCACCGACGTCGACGTCATCGTGCTCGGCGGCAGGTTGAGACATCCCAACGAGGCGATTCTCGGCCCTTCGGTGGAGAGCCAGCTCAGGCACATCACGCCAGACAAGGTCTTTCTTGGCGCCGACGGCATCACGGCGGGGCGGGGACTTTCCTGTCCGACGCTCGAACAGGCTCAGCTCAAGCACGCCATGTTGCACGTCGGCCGCGGAGCCTACGTGCTTGTCGATCATTCCAAATTGGACACAGGGCCGTTCGCGTACTGGGCTCCCCTCGATCGCGAGCACACGATCGTCGTCGACGAAGGGGCTGGGAAGGCGCTCGACGCGTTTGCAGCCGTCGACGGCTGTGAGGTTCTTGCCGTACCGTACTGA